One window of the Arthrobacter sp. zg-Y919 genome contains the following:
- a CDS encoding molybdopterin-dependent oxidoreductase, with the protein MVAAALGVAAGELLAAIVSPSLSPVSAVGSVVIDAVPGPVKDAAIALFGTADKTALLVGMGLVIALAAAAAGRLELRRPPSGAAVLGLFGAAGLAAVFSRQQFSLLSVLPPVAAAVVAVLVLRALAARIRDLAAAPTENDASVRRRTVLASVGGGAAVALVGAALAGIARGGQVGVTALRGAVRLPAPSRPAAPVPAGAGLAVDGLAPLVTPAEDFYRIDTALSVPLIDPADWRLRVTGMVDREVELSYAELLAEPLQESYVTLACVSNEVGGDLIGNARWLGLPVRELLARAGIRPGADMVLSTSRDGWSASTPLEALTDDRDALLAVGMNGEPLPLEHGFPVRLVVPGLYGYVSATKWVTELRVTRFADETAYWTDRGWGERGPVKLSSRIDVPGRAPVSAGAVTVAGVAWAQHTGISAVQVRVDDGGWQDAELAPGISADTWRQYRISVDLAPGGHDLAVRAVDANGVRQAEEKRPVLPDGATGLHTIRVTAR; encoded by the coding sequence ATGGTCGCCGCCGCACTGGGCGTCGCGGCCGGGGAACTGCTGGCCGCCATCGTCAGCCCGTCGCTGTCCCCGGTGTCCGCGGTCGGCTCGGTAGTGATCGATGCCGTCCCCGGCCCGGTCAAGGACGCCGCGATTGCACTGTTCGGCACAGCGGACAAAACAGCGCTGCTGGTGGGCATGGGACTGGTCATCGCCCTTGCGGCCGCCGCTGCCGGCCGCCTGGAACTGCGCCGTCCGCCGTCGGGCGCCGCGGTCCTGGGCCTCTTCGGAGCCGCGGGCCTGGCGGCGGTCTTCTCCCGTCAGCAGTTCTCGCTGCTGTCGGTCCTGCCGCCCGTGGCTGCCGCCGTCGTCGCCGTCCTGGTCCTGCGGGCACTCGCGGCCCGGATCCGGGACCTGGCTGCGGCACCGACGGAAAATGACGCCTCGGTGCGCCGGCGTACGGTGCTGGCCTCCGTAGGCGGGGGAGCGGCGGTGGCCCTGGTCGGCGCGGCGCTGGCAGGCATTGCCCGCGGCGGGCAGGTGGGCGTCACCGCCCTGCGCGGGGCTGTCCGGCTTCCGGCTCCGTCCCGGCCCGCCGCACCCGTGCCGGCCGGAGCCGGGCTCGCCGTCGACGGGCTGGCACCGCTGGTGACGCCGGCCGAGGACTTTTACCGGATCGACACGGCCCTCAGCGTGCCGCTGATTGATCCGGCGGACTGGCGGCTGCGGGTCACCGGAATGGTGGACCGCGAGGTGGAGCTGAGCTACGCGGAGCTGCTCGCCGAGCCGCTGCAGGAAAGCTACGTCACCCTCGCCTGCGTTTCCAACGAGGTGGGCGGGGACCTGATCGGCAATGCACGGTGGCTGGGGCTGCCGGTCCGGGAGCTGCTGGCCCGGGCCGGTATCCGGCCCGGTGCGGACATGGTGCTGTCCACGAGCCGGGACGGCTGGAGCGCCTCCACCCCGTTGGAGGCGCTGACCGATGACCGGGACGCGCTGCTGGCCGTGGGTATGAACGGGGAACCGCTGCCGCTGGAACACGGCTTCCCCGTCCGGCTGGTGGTCCCCGGACTTTACGGGTACGTCTCCGCGACCAAATGGGTCACCGAGCTGCGGGTCACGCGGTTCGCGGACGAAACCGCGTACTGGACGGACCGGGGCTGGGGCGAGCGTGGTCCGGTCAAGCTCTCCTCACGCATCGATGTTCCCGGCCGGGCGCCGGTCTCCGCCGGTGCTGTCACCGTGGCCGGCGTGGCGTGGGCACAGCACACGGGCATCAGCGCGGTACAGGTGCGGGTCGACGACGGCGGCTGGCAGGACGCCGAGCTCGCCCCCGGAATCTCCGCCGACACCTGGCGCCAGTACCGGATCAGCGTGGACCTGGCACCGGGCGGCCACGACCTCGCCGTGCGCGCCGTGGATGCCAACGGGGTGCGGCAGGCCGAAGAAAAACGGCCGGTGCTTCCCGACGGAGCCACGGGGCTGCATACAATTCGGGTGACGGCCCGCTGA
- the modA gene encoding molybdate ABC transporter substrate-binding protein yields MRFVLRARRAPAACVVMILTAFTALTAGCASPEPAGSTDGGGRITVFAASSLTDVVESLNAAYDGGGRLRVNVGSSSQLVAQLQSGAEADVVITADLEALEPLRNGLDREAVLASNQLVLALAAGNPAGITVLRDVAADRVRAALCAPSVPCGRAADRVLAAAGVAVPDPSLEDSARSVLTKVSSGQADAGLVYRTDALAAAEAGVTYLPLSDPGPNRYPAALTAQGAENTDAAAFFDWLTGPDAAAILAEAGFGPPEPGSGPADTAPGSTDAP; encoded by the coding sequence ATGCGCTTTGTTCTCCGGGCCCGCCGGGCCCCGGCGGCGTGCGTTGTGATGATTCTCACGGCTTTCACCGCCCTTACCGCCGGGTGCGCGTCTCCCGAGCCCGCCGGCAGCACGGACGGTGGTGGCCGGATCACGGTCTTTGCGGCGTCGTCACTCACCGATGTGGTGGAGTCACTGAACGCGGCGTACGACGGCGGCGGGCGGCTGCGCGTGAACGTGGGGTCCAGCAGTCAGCTGGTGGCGCAGCTGCAGTCCGGCGCGGAAGCGGATGTTGTGATCACCGCCGACCTTGAGGCGCTCGAACCCCTGCGGAACGGCCTGGACCGGGAAGCGGTGCTGGCCAGCAACCAGCTCGTGCTGGCCCTGGCGGCCGGCAACCCCGCCGGGATCACAGTGTTACGCGATGTTGCGGCCGACCGCGTCCGCGCGGCCCTGTGCGCACCCTCGGTCCCGTGCGGCCGGGCCGCGGACCGGGTGCTGGCTGCGGCCGGCGTCGCGGTTCCGGACCCGAGCCTTGAGGACAGTGCCCGTTCCGTGCTGACCAAGGTCTCCAGTGGGCAGGCCGACGCCGGACTGGTCTACCGGACCGACGCCCTGGCCGCGGCCGAGGCGGGCGTGACCTACCTGCCGCTGAGCGATCCCGGGCCTAACCGGTATCCGGCCGCCCTGACCGCCCAGGGGGCGGAGAACACGGACGCGGCAGCCTTCTTCGACTGGCTCACCGGTCCCGACGCGGCGGCAATCCTCGCCGAGGCGGGTTTCGGCCCTCCGGAACCGGGCAGCGGCCCCGCAGACACTGCCCCGGGGAGCACCGATGCCCCTTAA
- a CDS encoding MogA/MoaB family molybdenum cofactor biosynthesis protein, whose product MSSPTPRRTAGVLIASTRAAAGVYQDECGPLIADWLYALGYDIVLAEVVPDGVEVAASLQRILALKPSVLLTSGGTGLSPDDVTPESTEPLLDRQVPGVMEAIRAKGLAATPMAAISRGFAGTAGATFVVNLPGSPGAVADGLAVLEPIIGHICGQLEGKREH is encoded by the coding sequence GTGAGCAGCCCAACACCCCGGCGCACCGCCGGGGTCCTGATTGCCTCCACCCGCGCCGCCGCGGGTGTCTACCAGGACGAATGCGGGCCGCTGATAGCCGACTGGCTGTATGCCCTGGGCTACGACATTGTGCTGGCCGAAGTGGTCCCCGACGGCGTGGAGGTCGCTGCATCGCTGCAGCGCATCCTCGCGCTGAAACCGTCTGTCCTGCTGACCAGCGGCGGCACGGGGCTGAGCCCGGACGATGTCACCCCCGAATCCACCGAACCGCTCCTGGACCGCCAGGTGCCCGGAGTGATGGAAGCCATCCGCGCCAAGGGACTGGCCGCGACGCCGATGGCCGCCATCAGCCGCGGTTTCGCCGGCACCGCCGGAGCCACGTTCGTGGTCAACCTGCCCGGTTCGCCGGGCGCCGTCGCGGACGGGCTCGCCGTACTTGAACCGATCATCGGCCACATCTGCGGCCAGCTGGAAGGAAAACGTGAACACTAG
- the moaC gene encoding cyclic pyranopterin monophosphate synthase MoaC — MSAEPEDLHPAGLTHVREDGSAHMVDVSAKVETTRQATAQAVLCSTAEVIRLIADGGLPKGDALAVARVAGIMAAKQTSNLIPLCHPLPLTKVTVDFTPQDGNVLIEATVKTKGLTGVEMEALTAASVAALTLYDMIKAVDKHARITDTMVLAKSGGKSGDWTL; from the coding sequence GTGAGCGCCGAACCCGAAGACCTCCACCCCGCCGGACTGACCCACGTCCGTGAGGACGGCTCCGCGCACATGGTCGATGTGTCCGCCAAGGTTGAAACCACGCGGCAGGCCACCGCCCAGGCCGTGCTGTGCAGCACCGCCGAGGTAATCCGCCTGATCGCCGACGGCGGCCTGCCGAAGGGCGACGCGCTGGCCGTGGCCCGGGTTGCCGGCATCATGGCCGCCAAGCAGACCTCCAACCTCATCCCGTTGTGCCATCCGCTGCCGCTGACGAAGGTCACTGTGGATTTCACCCCGCAGGACGGCAATGTCCTGATCGAGGCCACGGTCAAGACCAAGGGGCTGACCGGCGTCGAAATGGAGGCGCTGACCGCCGCTTCCGTGGCCGCCCTGACGCTGTACGACATGATCAAGGCCGTGGATAAGCACGCCCGGATCACCGACACCATGGTGCTGGCCAAGTCCGGCGGCAAGAGCGGGGACTGGACCCTGTGA
- the moaA gene encoding GTP 3',8-cyclase MoaA — translation MPVISPSPSTSDISARQSPVGSSTTSAPLPPPASALALTPADGLLDRYGRKATDMRLSLTDKCNLRCTYCMPAEGLDWLARDKVLSRDEIVRLVRLGVDRLGVRELRLTGGEPLVRADLVEIVAGIHANHPDLPISLTTNGLGLDKKAQALKDAGLTRINVSMDSLHPDTFAQLTRRPFLDRVLRGVEEAARVGLGLIKINAVLMRGINDAEAPDLLEWAVSRGFELRFIEQMPLDADHGWTRDGMITALEMRTLLERDFVLTPDPRERGGAPAQRWEVRRNADPATVVGTVGIIASVTEPFCAECVRTRITAEGKVRSCLFSHEETDLRDLLRSGVDDDAVVRRWQEAMWGKPKAHGMAHTGLGDSDYVQPDRTMSAIGG, via the coding sequence ATGCCTGTAATCAGCCCTTCCCCCAGTACATCAGACATCAGCGCCCGCCAATCCCCGGTGGGCAGCAGCACTACATCCGCTCCCCTGCCCCCTCCCGCGTCTGCGCTCGCGCTCACGCCCGCGGACGGGCTGCTGGACCGGTACGGCCGGAAGGCCACCGACATGAGGCTTTCGCTCACGGACAAATGCAACCTGCGCTGCACCTACTGCATGCCCGCCGAAGGCCTCGACTGGCTGGCCCGGGACAAGGTCCTCTCGCGGGACGAAATCGTGCGCCTGGTCCGTCTTGGCGTGGACCGGCTGGGTGTGCGCGAACTGCGCCTGACCGGCGGCGAGCCGCTGGTGCGCGCGGACCTGGTGGAGATCGTGGCGGGCATCCATGCCAACCATCCGGACCTGCCCATTTCGCTGACCACCAACGGCCTCGGTCTGGACAAGAAGGCCCAGGCGCTTAAGGATGCCGGGCTGACCCGCATCAATGTGTCCATGGATTCGCTGCACCCGGACACCTTCGCCCAGCTCACCCGCCGTCCGTTCCTGGACCGGGTGCTGCGTGGTGTGGAGGAAGCCGCCCGGGTGGGCCTGGGCCTGATCAAGATCAATGCGGTCCTCATGCGCGGCATCAACGACGCCGAGGCTCCGGACCTGCTGGAATGGGCGGTCAGCCGCGGCTTCGAGCTGCGCTTCATCGAGCAGATGCCCCTGGACGCCGACCACGGCTGGACCCGGGACGGGATGATCACTGCCCTGGAGATGCGGACGCTGCTGGAACGGGACTTCGTGCTGACGCCGGACCCCCGGGAGCGCGGCGGTGCGCCGGCCCAGCGGTGGGAGGTACGCCGGAACGCGGATCCGGCAACGGTGGTCGGAACGGTGGGCATTATTGCCTCTGTCACCGAGCCGTTCTGCGCGGAGTGCGTCCGCACCCGGATCACGGCGGAAGGAAAGGTGCGCAGCTGCCTCTTCTCCCACGAGGAAACGGATCTGCGGGACCTGCTGCGCAGCGGGGTGGATGACGACGCCGTCGTCCGCCGCTGGCAGGAAGCCATGTGGGGCAAGCCCAAGGCCCACGGCATGGCCCACACCGGGCTTGGCGACTCCGACTACGTCCAGCCCGACCGAACCATGAGTGCGATAGGCGGCTAA
- a CDS encoding ABC transporter permease subunit produces MPLKSSGTRGPASGSTSAMSREARATTPAWLWLPAGLALLLCAGPVAALLLNVPWTSLPELLSTDAARTALGLSLATSAGSTLLCVLLGLPLAVLLSKLEGPWIQLMRGILLIPLVLSPVVSGIALLYFWGRQGIAGRLLGTVGLDVGYSPAAVVIVQVFVSLPFFVVASLNSLSAVDRDLEMAAATSGAGPTAILRHITLPLALPGIVAGTLLAFARSLGEYGATITFAGSIAGSTRTLPLQIELSLNSNQPQAALGICLMLIALYLLVLLLARVATGRLLPR; encoded by the coding sequence ATGCCCCTTAAGTCATCTGGTACCCGCGGGCCGGCCTCCGGCTCCACCTCCGCCATGAGCCGGGAGGCCCGTGCCACCACTCCAGCCTGGCTGTGGCTGCCGGCCGGACTCGCCCTGCTGCTGTGCGCGGGGCCGGTTGCCGCCCTGCTGCTCAACGTGCCCTGGACGTCGCTGCCGGAGCTGCTCAGCACGGATGCGGCGCGGACTGCGCTGGGACTGTCCCTGGCCACCTCCGCCGGCTCCACGCTCCTGTGTGTGCTGCTGGGCCTGCCCCTGGCTGTGCTGCTCAGCAAGCTGGAGGGGCCGTGGATCCAGCTGATGCGCGGCATCCTGCTGATCCCGCTGGTCCTCTCGCCCGTGGTCTCCGGCATCGCCCTGCTGTATTTCTGGGGCCGGCAGGGGATTGCCGGACGGCTGCTGGGCACCGTGGGCCTGGACGTCGGGTACTCGCCGGCCGCCGTCGTGATTGTGCAGGTGTTTGTCTCGCTGCCCTTCTTCGTGGTCGCCTCGCTGAACAGCCTGTCCGCCGTGGACCGGGACCTGGAAATGGCTGCGGCCACGTCCGGGGCCGGCCCCACCGCGATCCTCCGCCACATCACCCTGCCGCTGGCACTGCCCGGCATCGTGGCCGGCACCCTGCTGGCCTTCGCCCGGTCGCTGGGCGAGTACGGGGCCACCATCACCTTTGCCGGGAGCATCGCGGGAAGCACCCGGACCCTGCCGCTGCAGATTGAACTAAGCCTGAACTCCAACCAGCCCCAGGCCGCCCTGGGCATCTGCCTGATGCTTATTGCCCTGTACCTCCTGGTCCTGCTGCTGGCCCGGGTCGCCACCGGACGGTTGCTGCCGCGATGA
- the glp gene encoding gephyrin-like molybdotransferase Glp: MSAQSVPPGVPAAVPAVPPAAGPRPVEVHRQAVEDLLGDWFRAHPPTGETIQLDQAAGRILAAEVRAPGNLPPFTNSQMDGYAVRTADLAGRATGSGSAGLVSLAVAAPIPAGSEAPPLLPGTAAPVMTGAMLPEGADAVVPIEACTPDYFLPGSGSGSGPGSAATVAVPADASAGQFVRRAGSDIAAGALALPAGTVLGPLQLGLLAALGLDRVTVRARPRVLLLATGDEVIEPGMPLGPGQIHDANTTLLRSSLEQAGAEVLRSRILVDSPQEFLDRLRADLAADTPDLVLTSGGISKGAYEVVRQALTAQDVEFLSVAMQPGGPQGIGTVQGIPFLGFPGNPVSSLVSFEMFLRPALTAATGAPRPRTEVVARLSAPLGSPAGKHQVRRGRFTAGTVEPVGGPGSHLVHALASSNALISVPVGTEHLEAGAEVTVLLLE; the protein is encoded by the coding sequence ATGTCCGCACAATCCGTCCCGCCGGGTGTCCCGGCGGCGGTGCCCGCCGTTCCGCCCGCAGCCGGACCGCGGCCGGTGGAAGTGCACCGGCAAGCGGTCGAGGATCTCCTGGGGGACTGGTTCCGGGCGCATCCGCCCACGGGGGAGACCATCCAGCTTGATCAGGCGGCCGGCCGGATCCTCGCCGCGGAGGTCCGGGCCCCGGGGAACCTGCCGCCCTTTACGAATTCCCAGATGGACGGTTACGCGGTCCGCACCGCCGACCTCGCCGGCAGGGCAACCGGGTCCGGCAGTGCTGGACTGGTTTCCCTAGCCGTCGCCGCTCCGATCCCCGCCGGATCGGAAGCGCCGCCGCTGCTGCCCGGAACAGCCGCCCCCGTCATGACCGGAGCCATGCTGCCCGAAGGCGCCGACGCCGTCGTACCGATCGAGGCCTGCACTCCCGACTATTTCCTGCCCGGCTCCGGCTCCGGCTCTGGTCCCGGCAGCGCCGCCACCGTCGCCGTCCCGGCCGACGCGTCCGCCGGCCAGTTCGTCCGCAGGGCCGGCAGTGACATTGCCGCCGGAGCCCTGGCGCTTCCCGCCGGCACCGTCCTGGGACCGCTGCAGCTGGGACTGCTTGCCGCCCTCGGCCTGGACCGGGTCACCGTCCGGGCACGGCCGCGGGTGCTGCTGCTGGCCACCGGCGATGAGGTGATTGAGCCCGGCATGCCGCTGGGACCGGGCCAGATTCATGACGCAAACACCACCCTGCTCCGCAGTTCGCTGGAGCAGGCGGGCGCAGAGGTACTCCGGTCCCGGATCCTGGTGGACTCCCCGCAGGAGTTCCTGGACCGGCTCCGTGCCGACCTCGCCGCCGACACACCGGACCTGGTCCTCACCTCCGGCGGCATAAGCAAAGGTGCCTACGAGGTCGTCCGCCAGGCCCTGACCGCGCAGGACGTGGAGTTCCTGTCCGTGGCCATGCAGCCCGGCGGTCCGCAGGGCATCGGCACGGTCCAGGGCATCCCGTTCCTCGGCTTCCCCGGCAACCCGGTCAGCTCGCTGGTGTCCTTCGAAATGTTCCTGCGTCCGGCCCTGACCGCCGCCACGGGAGCACCGCGTCCCCGGACCGAAGTAGTGGCGCGCCTCTCAGCGCCGCTGGGGAGCCCGGCCGGCAAGCACCAGGTGCGCCGGGGCCGGTTCACCGCCGGGACAGTGGAACCGGTGGGTGGTCCGGGGTCCCATCTGGTCCACGCCCTGGCCTCCTCCAACGCCCTGATCTCCGTCCCGGTGGGGACCGAACACCTCGAGGCGGGCGCGGAAGTGACAGTATTGCTATTGGAATAA
- a CDS encoding pitrilysin family protein, with amino-acid sequence MTTLSSDPTLVVGTPGGAVVRRSVLPGGVRVLTEEMPGQRSTAIGFWVGVGSRDEAAGRHGSTHFLEHLLFKGTTRRSALDIASAFDEVGGESNAATAKESTCYYARVLDTDLPMAIDVITDMVTSAVLDPEELEQERDVILEEIAMDNDDPADLCHEKFSEAVLGEHALGRPIGGTPEAIRSVSREAVLEHYRRYYRPEELVVTAAGGLDHEEVCALVLQALQTAGWELDPAATPAPRRNTEPAVISGTAGVQVINRPVEQANIVMGCPSLTATDDRRFAMSVLNTILGGGMSSRLFQEIREKRGLVYSTYSFSASYADAGYFGMYAGCSPAKTRQVIDLLGSELERLAADGVEPAELAKALGQISGGMVLGLEDSGSRMSRLGRAELVSGEFIDIDESLRRIHSVTAEQVQELAAELAAAPRTITVVGPFESAVELGF; translated from the coding sequence CTGACCACTCTTTCCTCCGACCCGACCCTCGTAGTCGGCACTCCGGGAGGCGCCGTCGTGCGCCGTTCGGTACTGCCCGGTGGCGTCCGGGTCCTGACCGAGGAAATGCCCGGCCAGCGAAGCACGGCCATCGGATTCTGGGTTGGTGTCGGCTCGCGGGATGAAGCCGCGGGCCGGCACGGCTCCACACACTTCCTTGAGCACCTGCTATTCAAGGGCACCACCCGGCGCTCGGCGCTGGATATTGCCTCGGCCTTTGACGAGGTGGGCGGCGAGTCCAATGCGGCCACCGCCAAGGAAAGCACCTGCTACTACGCACGGGTGCTGGATACCGATCTTCCGATGGCCATTGACGTCATCACCGATATGGTCACGTCCGCCGTCCTGGATCCGGAGGAACTGGAACAGGAACGCGACGTCATCCTGGAAGAGATCGCCATGGACAATGACGATCCGGCTGATCTCTGCCATGAAAAGTTCTCCGAGGCCGTCCTGGGCGAGCATGCCCTGGGCCGTCCCATCGGCGGCACCCCCGAGGCCATCCGCAGTGTCTCCCGCGAAGCGGTCCTCGAGCATTACCGGCGTTACTACCGTCCGGAGGAGCTGGTGGTCACTGCCGCCGGGGGACTGGACCACGAGGAGGTCTGCGCCCTGGTGCTGCAGGCCCTGCAGACCGCCGGCTGGGAGCTGGACCCGGCGGCAACGCCCGCACCGCGCCGGAACACCGAGCCGGCAGTGATTTCCGGGACCGCCGGAGTCCAGGTCATCAACCGTCCGGTGGAGCAGGCCAACATCGTCATGGGCTGCCCCTCGCTGACCGCCACCGATGACCGCCGCTTCGCCATGAGCGTGCTGAACACGATCCTTGGCGGCGGGATGTCCTCCCGCCTGTTCCAGGAGATCCGCGAGAAGCGCGGCCTGGTCTACTCCACCTACTCGTTCTCGGCGTCGTACGCCGACGCCGGCTATTTCGGCATGTACGCGGGCTGCTCGCCGGCCAAGACCCGTCAGGTCATCGACCTGCTGGGCAGCGAACTGGAACGCCTTGCAGCCGACGGCGTCGAGCCGGCCGAGCTGGCCAAGGCCCTGGGCCAGATCTCCGGCGGAATGGTGCTTGGCCTCGAGGACTCCGGCTCGCGGATGTCCCGGCTGGGCCGGGCCGAACTGGTCAGCGGCGAGTTCATCGACATTGACGAGTCCCTGCGCCGGATCCATTCGGTCACGGCCGAACAGGTGCAGGAACTGGCCGCGGAACTCGCGGCGGCGCCGCGGACCATCACCGTGGTGGGCCCGTTCGAATCAGCCGTGGAACTGGGCTTCTAA
- a CDS encoding polyribonucleotide nucleotidyltransferase, with translation MEGPEIQFAEAVIDNGKYGKRVIRFETGRLAQQAAGAAMVYIDEDTALLSATSAGKSPREGFDFFPLTVDVEERMYAAGRIPGSFFRREGRPSTEAILACRLMDRPLRPAFVKGLRNEVQIVVTVLAINPDVLYDVVAINASSMSTQLSGLPFSGPIGGVRVALVDGQWVAFPKHSELERAVFSMVVAGRIAGDDVAIMMVEAEATDNAWTLIKEEGATAPTEEVVAEGLEAAKPFIKVLCDAQSDLAARAAKPTVEFPIFLDYQDDVYEAVEAEAAEKLAKVFSIADKQERDTAADALKDEVKAALAGKFEGREGEISAAFRSVTKHVVRQRILKEQVRIDGRGLTDIRQLTAEVEVLPRVHGSAIFERGETQIMGVTTLNMLKMEQQIDSLSPVTRKRYMHNYNFPPYSTGETGRVGSPKRREIGHGALAERALMPVLPTREEFPYAIRQVSEALSSNGSTSMGSVCASTLSMLNAGVPLRAPVAGIAMGLVSDQVDGETRYAALTDILGAEDAFGDMDFKVAGTSEFVTAIQLDTKLDGIPASVLAAALKQAREARLHILDVMQAAIDAPDELSEFAPRIISVKIPVDKIGEVIGPKGKMINQIQEDTGADISIEDDGTVLIGATDGGSAEAARSAINAIANPQVPEIGERYLGTVVKTTTFGAFVSLTPGKDGLLHISELRKLAGGKRVDNVDDVVSVGQKVQVEITKIDDRGKLSLSPVVAEDAEGEEAAETESAE, from the coding sequence ATGGAGGGTCCCGAAATTCAGTTCGCAGAAGCCGTTATTGACAACGGCAAATACGGCAAGCGCGTCATCCGGTTCGAAACCGGCCGCCTTGCCCAGCAGGCCGCCGGTGCGGCGATGGTCTACATTGACGAAGACACCGCCCTGCTCTCGGCCACGTCCGCCGGTAAGTCCCCGCGTGAAGGTTTCGACTTCTTCCCGCTGACCGTGGATGTCGAGGAGCGTATGTACGCTGCCGGCCGCATCCCGGGCTCGTTCTTCCGCCGCGAAGGCCGCCCGTCCACCGAAGCCATCCTGGCCTGCCGCCTGATGGACCGCCCGCTGCGCCCCGCCTTCGTCAAGGGCCTGCGCAACGAGGTCCAGATCGTGGTCACCGTCCTGGCGATCAACCCGGACGTGCTCTACGACGTGGTGGCAATCAACGCTTCGTCCATGTCCACCCAGCTGAGCGGCCTGCCGTTCTCCGGCCCGATCGGCGGCGTCCGCGTTGCCCTGGTCGACGGCCAGTGGGTTGCCTTCCCGAAGCACTCCGAGCTTGAGCGCGCAGTGTTCTCGATGGTGGTTGCCGGCCGCATCGCCGGTGACGACGTCGCCATCATGATGGTGGAAGCCGAAGCCACCGACAACGCCTGGACCCTCATCAAGGAAGAGGGCGCCACCGCCCCGACCGAAGAGGTTGTGGCAGAAGGCCTGGAAGCGGCCAAGCCGTTCATCAAGGTCCTGTGCGACGCCCAGTCCGACCTGGCTGCCCGTGCCGCCAAGCCGACCGTCGAGTTCCCGATCTTCCTGGACTACCAGGATGACGTGTACGAGGCCGTTGAAGCCGAAGCCGCCGAGAAGCTGGCCAAGGTCTTCTCCATCGCCGACAAGCAGGAGCGCGACACCGCCGCCGACGCGCTGAAGGACGAAGTCAAGGCCGCACTGGCCGGGAAGTTCGAAGGCCGCGAAGGTGAAATCTCCGCTGCCTTCCGCTCCGTCACCAAGCACGTTGTGCGCCAGCGCATCCTCAAGGAGCAGGTCCGCATCGACGGCCGTGGCCTGACGGACATCCGCCAGCTCACCGCCGAGGTCGAGGTTCTGCCCCGCGTGCACGGTTCGGCCATCTTCGAGCGCGGCGAAACCCAGATCATGGGTGTCACCACGCTGAACATGCTGAAGATGGAACAGCAGATCGACTCGCTGTCGCCGGTAACGCGCAAGCGCTACATGCACAACTACAACTTCCCGCCGTACTCCACCGGTGAAACCGGCCGCGTGGGTTCGCCCAAGCGCCGCGAAATCGGCCACGGTGCCCTGGCAGAGCGCGCGCTCATGCCGGTGCTGCCGACGCGTGAGGAATTCCCGTACGCCATCCGCCAGGTCTCCGAAGCCCTGAGCTCCAACGGTTCCACCTCGATGGGTTCGGTCTGCGCCTCGACGCTGTCCATGCTCAACGCCGGTGTTCCGCTGCGCGCTCCGGTTGCCGGTATCGCCATGGGCCTGGTCTCCGACCAGGTCGACGGTGAAACCCGCTACGCCGCCCTGACCGATATCCTCGGCGCCGAAGATGCCTTCGGCGACATGGACTTCAAGGTCGCCGGTACCTCCGAGTTCGTCACGGCCATCCAGCTGGACACCAAGCTCGACGGTATCCCCGCCTCCGTTCTGGCTGCAGCACTGAAGCAGGCCCGCGAAGCCCGCCTGCACATCCTCGACGTGATGCAGGCCGCGATCGACGCTCCGGACGAGCTCTCCGAGTTCGCCCCGCGCATCATCTCGGTCAAGATCCCCGTGGATAAGATCGGCGAGGTCATTGGCCCGAAGGGCAAGATGATCAACCAGATCCAGGAGGACACCGGCGCTGACATCTCCATCGAAGATGACGGCACCGTCCTCATCGGTGCAACCGACGGCGGCTCCGCCGAGGCTGCCCGCTCGGCGATCAACGCGATCGCCAACCCGCAGGTCCCCGAGATCGGCGAGCGTTACCTCGGTACGGTAGTCAAGACCACCACCTTCGGTGCTTTTGTCTCCCTGACCCCGGGCAAGGACGGCCTGCTGCACATCTCCGAGCTGCGTAAGCTCGCCGGCGGCAAGCGCGTGGACAACGTCGACGACGTCGTCTCCGTGGGCCAGAAGGTCCAGGTGGAAATCACCAAGATCGATGACCGTGGAAAGCTTTCGCTCTCCCCGGTGGTTGCTGAAGACGCCGAAGGCGAAGAAGCAGCAGAAACCGAGTCTGCAGAGTAA
- a CDS encoding MoaD/ThiS family protein: MLIRYFGAAKAAAGIEEEQFDMGPLTLAELTEKLAARYPAQGAGVPALATVIARSTFLVNETAARNPGMLLEADDVVDILPPFAGG, translated from the coding sequence GTGCTGATCCGATACTTCGGTGCTGCGAAAGCGGCAGCCGGCATAGAAGAAGAACAATTCGATATGGGCCCGCTGACGCTGGCCGAGCTGACGGAAAAACTTGCCGCCCGCTACCCGGCGCAGGGCGCCGGCGTTCCGGCCCTGGCGACCGTGATTGCGCGCAGCACGTTCCTGGTCAATGAGACGGCAGCACGCAATCCCGGCATGCTGCTGGAGGCGGACGACGTCGTCGACATCCTGCCGCCGTTCGCCGGCGGGTAA